The Thermodesulfovibrio thiophilus DSM 17215 genome contains a region encoding:
- a CDS encoding diacylglycerol/lipid kinase family protein, protein MKYKKVFLIGNPIAGGGALKKIKKAEQILKSSGMPLETLLTGKHGDAEQFARHIKESFNNSNEQILVLAAGGDGTYNEVLNGLAFSDIPMAILPMGTTSVLAKELKIPGNLKKAVNIALTGSVKKVHLGKIKNQEKQRLFILMAGIGFDGQAVYNVNPEKKRHLKKITYILSGIKTLLNYDPEELYISNSKQTKAYTAVICKSSCYGGSFKLAPDASLKEPCFYVFLSKTQSKICFAFQILAIIFGFHLKLKHIDYFKVEKLKISGDAHVQIDGDYFGKNPVEIEIVHDALNLIVPESWD, encoded by the coding sequence ATGAAATATAAGAAGGTTTTTTTAATAGGAAATCCTATCGCAGGTGGTGGAGCCTTAAAAAAAATTAAAAAAGCAGAACAGATTTTAAAATCTTCAGGAATGCCTTTAGAAACTCTGCTTACCGGTAAACACGGTGATGCTGAACAATTTGCAAGACATATAAAAGAAAGTTTTAATAATAGTAACGAACAAATTCTTGTTCTTGCTGCAGGTGGAGATGGAACATATAATGAAGTTTTAAATGGACTTGCTTTTTCTGATATTCCAATGGCAATTCTTCCCATGGGAACAACATCAGTGCTTGCAAAAGAATTAAAAATTCCAGGCAATCTAAAAAAAGCCGTTAATATAGCTCTCACAGGAAGTGTTAAAAAGGTTCATCTTGGAAAGATAAAAAACCAGGAAAAACAGAGACTTTTTATTCTTATGGCAGGCATTGGCTTTGATGGTCAGGCAGTATATAATGTAAATCCTGAAAAGAAGAGGCATTTAAAAAAGATAACTTATATTTTAAGTGGAATAAAAACTTTACTGAATTATGATCCGGAAGAACTCTATATCTCCAACTCTAAACAAACAAAAGCATACACTGCAGTAATATGTAAGTCCTCATGCTATGGAGGAAGCTTTAAGCTTGCTCCAGATGCCAGTCTAAAAGAACCTTGCTTTTATGTTTTTTTGTCAAAAACTCAATCTAAAATTTGCTTTGCTTTTCAAATACTGGCGATTATTTTTGGTTTCCATTTGAAATTGAAACATATTGATTATTTTAAAGTGGAAAAGTTAAAAATATCCGGCGATGCTCACGTACAGATAGATGGTGATTACTTCGGGAAAAACCCTGTAGAAATTGAGATTGTTCATGATGCTCTCAATCTTATTGTCCCTGAATCATGGGATTAG
- a CDS encoding flagellar motor protein MotB, with amino-acid sequence MADKSKTTIIVKKIKKGHEPHHGGSWKVAYADFTTAMMAFFLLLWLLSMLDPVKRSAVADYFANFTLLQSGQSFMQQSSVTPKESNTTGQETAQVQSHSKQFEEHLKKIIEEKLKELKDHIMIDTVEGGVRIQIVDLEGEPMFPLSSADPTDKAKAILKVVAENIKDEPARIAVEGHTDAIPFRGGAITNWELSTARASSAMREIEKNGVDPAKIARVVGYADTMPLIKENKKDPRNRRISIILMFEKGQKTSNPMIQGQ; translated from the coding sequence GTGGCAGATAAATCTAAAACAACGATAATAGTAAAAAAAATCAAAAAAGGGCATGAGCCTCATCATGGTGGAAGCTGGAAAGTAGCTTATGCTGATTTTACAACAGCTATGATGGCTTTTTTCCTTCTATTATGGCTTCTTTCAATGCTGGATCCTGTTAAAAGATCTGCAGTTGCTGATTATTTTGCAAATTTTACATTACTTCAATCAGGACAATCATTTATGCAACAGTCTTCAGTAACTCCGAAAGAAAGTAATACAACTGGACAGGAAACTGCTCAGGTGCAAAGTCATTCAAAACAATTCGAAGAACATCTTAAAAAAATCATTGAAGAAAAACTTAAAGAATTGAAAGATCATATAATGATAGATACTGTTGAAGGCGGAGTGAGAATTCAGATTGTTGATCTTGAGGGAGAACCAATGTTTCCTCTTTCTTCTGCTGATCCAACAGATAAGGCTAAAGCTATTTTAAAAGTAGTTGCAGAAAACATCAAAGATGAACCTGCACGCATAGCAGTTGAAGGTCATACAGATGCTATACCTTTCAGAGGAGGAGCAATAACAAACTGGGAACTATCCACTGCAAGGGCATCTTCTGCCATGCGTGAGATTGAAAAAAACGGAGTTGACCCTGCAAAAATTGCAAGGGTTGTCGGGTATGCTGATACAATGCCATTAATAAAGGAAAACAAAAAAGATCCCAGAAACAGAAGAATCAGCATAATACTCATGTTTGAGAAAGGGCAAAAGACTTCTAATCCCATGATTCAGGGACAATAA
- the motA gene encoding flagellar motor stator protein MotA: MLVIIGAIVVLGSIICGYLLEDGNLSVLFQPAELLIIFGAATGALIISSPTHVLKGVVKGTIQTITGGRGYSRRDYLDIMLLLSELFTKIRKEGLISIEQDVEEPENSTIFSKYPKFMNNSHAITFLTDTLRTVMTTTVSPYELESILDSEIDTLYETQSGPVKNLINIADSLPGLGIVAAVLGVVLTMGKMKEPPEVIGHSVAAALVGTFIGVLLCYGFVGPLARRLEANVNHEKEYLQVIKSALVSFISGVAPQIAVEFARRNIPHHLRPSFYELEEEIRALKSGR, from the coding sequence ATGCTTGTAATAATCGGTGCTATAGTTGTCCTAGGCAGTATAATTTGTGGTTATCTTCTTGAAGATGGGAATCTTTCTGTTCTTTTTCAGCCAGCAGAACTTCTAATTATTTTCGGTGCTGCTACAGGAGCACTTATAATTTCATCTCCAACCCATGTTCTTAAAGGAGTAGTCAAAGGAACGATTCAAACAATCACAGGTGGTAGAGGTTATTCAAGAAGAGATTATCTGGATATAATGTTACTTTTAAGTGAGCTCTTTACAAAAATAAGAAAAGAAGGGCTCATTTCAATTGAGCAGGATGTTGAAGAGCCGGAAAACAGCACTATTTTCTCTAAATATCCTAAATTTATGAACAATTCCCATGCGATTACATTTCTTACAGACACCCTTAGAACAGTAATGACTACAACTGTATCACCATATGAGCTTGAGAGCATCTTAGACAGTGAGATTGATACGTTATATGAAACACAATCAGGACCTGTAAAAAATCTGATTAATATTGCTGACAGTCTTCCAGGACTGGGAATTGTTGCAGCAGTTCTTGGTGTTGTTTTAACTATGGGAAAAATGAAAGAACCACCAGAGGTGATAGGTCATTCTGTTGCAGCCGCTCTTGTTGGAACATTCATAGGAGTTTTGCTGTGTTATGGATTTGTTGGACCTCTAGCAAGAAGACTTGAAGCAAATGTCAATCATGAGAAAGAATATCTACAGGTAATCAAATCAGCGCTTGTTTCATTTATAAGTGGAGTTGCTCCTCAGATTGCTGTTGAGTTTGCTCGTAGAAATATACCTCACCATTTACGACCTTCGTTTTATGAACTAGAAGAAGAAATAAGGGCATTAAAAAGTGGCAGATAA
- a CDS encoding PilZ domain-containing protein, translating to MEEQMEEKYQKMREFSRVDVIIPLGVRLISSEEQQRVKARISGDITSIPLPTEEPADRALTEWLKIINSKLDYLINLWNLREGDFCSLSSTEVNISGGGMSFMSDSPYNKGDILELKTVLESPSPMALYLYGEVLKCEKLNDTYRVAVQFINIEEDIRDYIVRFVFYRQRQILRQKKEI from the coding sequence ATGGAAGAGCAGATGGAAGAAAAATATCAGAAAATGAGGGAGTTTTCGAGAGTTGATGTGATTATTCCTCTTGGAGTGAGATTGATTTCTTCAGAGGAACAACAGAGAGTAAAAGCAAGAATCTCTGGTGATATCACATCTATACCTCTGCCAACAGAAGAGCCTGCGGATAGGGCTCTTACTGAATGGCTCAAAATCATTAATTCAAAACTTGATTATCTTATTAATCTATGGAACCTGCGTGAAGGAGATTTCTGTTCACTATCTTCCACTGAAGTAAACATAAGTGGAGGTGGAATGAGTTTCATGTCTGATTCACCCTATAACAAAGGTGATATTCTTGAATTAAAAACAGTTCTTGAATCGCCTTCTCCTATGGCATTATATCTTTATGGAGAAGTCTTAAAATGTGAAAAATTAAATGACACTTATAGAGTAGCAGTACAATTTATCAATATAGAAGAGGATATCAGAGATTACATTGTGAGATTTGTTTTCTACCGTCAAAGACAGATACTAAGACAGAAAAAAGAAATATAA
- a CDS encoding OmpA family protein — MRTRRRNNNHNEEENIHRWLISYSDFLTLLFTFFVALYALSTVDISKAEKMTTSLRKVFKVIDEPIPFEEDRNKAIIEDLRKLLNDISGISIKSDARGVVITMPDSLLFDSGSAYLREGSHEILTRLAEKLKEIPGKIIIEGHTDNIPISSSSFYKSNWELSAARASSVLHFLLQKGLAPDRFAIAGYGEYKPVASNDTEEDRTKNRRVELIILR, encoded by the coding sequence ATGAGGACAAGGAGAAGAAATAATAATCATAATGAAGAAGAAAACATTCATCGCTGGCTTATTTCATATTCGGATTTTTTAACACTTCTATTTACATTTTTTGTTGCTCTTTATGCTCTGTCAACTGTTGATATTAGCAAAGCTGAAAAAATGACAACTTCTTTAAGAAAAGTATTTAAGGTTATTGATGAACCTATACCTTTTGAAGAAGATCGAAATAAAGCAATTATTGAAGATTTACGCAAGCTCTTGAATGATATTTCAGGGATAAGCATAAAATCAGATGCGCGGGGTGTTGTGATAACCATGCCTGATTCATTGCTATTTGATTCAGGTTCAGCTTATCTTAGAGAAGGATCTCATGAAATACTAACACGACTTGCAGAAAAATTGAAAGAAATCCCTGGGAAAATCATAATAGAAGGTCATACAGACAATATTCCTATTTCTTCATCTTCTTTTTATAAATCAAACTGGGAACTTTCTGCAGCAAGAGCCTCATCAGTATTGCATTTTTTATTACAGAAAGGACTTGCACCCGATAGATTTGCTATAGCTGGTTATGGAGAATACAAACCTGTTGCCTCAAATGATACTGAAGAGGATAGAACAAAAAATAGAAGAGTTGAACTGATTATATTGAGATAA
- a CDS encoding flagellar motor protein, translated as MDLIALIGLIIGIGAIVTGNIAEGGTTAHLVQVAAAIIVFGGTFGATILSFPFKDIITAILSLKFIFFNRKVNFNDTIETILDLLVIARKKGLLALQQEFDRIDDPFLKRGLTYVIDGLSPSIIKDSLYQEIYTYEDIIRRAAKVYDSAGGYAPTIGIIGAILGLIHVLKNVADPSKIGAGIATAFVATIYGVGSANLIFIPMAKRIINKLENEILLMELMVEGILGIESGMNPYFLRAKLEAYITDKQKERI; from the coding sequence ATGGATCTAATTGCGCTAATAGGGTTAATTATAGGCATTGGAGCAATTGTTACCGGCAACATAGCTGAAGGCGGAACAACAGCCCACCTTGTTCAGGTGGCAGCAGCAATTATCGTGTTTGGTGGAACATTTGGCGCCACAATCTTGAGTTTTCCATTTAAGGATATAATTACAGCAATCCTTAGTTTAAAATTTATATTTTTTAACAGGAAAGTTAATTTTAATGATACCATAGAGACCATCCTTGATCTTCTGGTCATAGCCAGAAAGAAAGGACTTCTTGCTCTTCAGCAAGAATTCGATAGAATAGATGATCCATTTCTTAAAAGAGGACTTACTTATGTTATTGATGGGTTATCTCCAAGTATTATTAAGGATTCACTCTACCAGGAAATATACACTTACGAAGATATTATAAGGAGAGCTGCAAAAGTTTATGATTCAGCCGGTGGATATGCTCCAACAATTGGTATCATTGGAGCTATTTTAGGACTTATTCACGTTTTGAAAAATGTTGCTGATCCTTCCAAAATAGGTGCAGGCATAGCAACCGCTTTTGTAGCAACTATTTATGGAGTTGGTTCTGCAAATCTTATATTTATTCCAATGGCAAAAAGAATTATTAATAAACTCGAGAATGAAATTCTGCTGATGGAACTCATGGTTGAAGGCATCCTTGGTATAGAATCAGGTATGAATCCCTATTTTTTAAGAGCAAAGCTTGAGGCTTACATCACAGACAAGCAGAAGGAAAGAATATGA
- the miaA gene encoding tRNA (adenosine(37)-N6)-dimethylallyltransferase MiaA: MEKVIIILGPTGVGKTEVSINLARLLRTEIISSDSMQIYRYMDIGTAKPSREQRCEVVHHMIDIVNPWEYYSTGQYIEQASKIIEKIFKKNKIPLVVGGTGLYLRAMTEGIFEGPDADWSLRKKLVDEEKKKPGTLYELLKEFDPASAEKINQADLRRIIRSLEVFFKEKKTITEFKKNFTRSLPYEFIKIGLTRDRKELYRMIEDRVDRMIDSGLIEEVRNVLNLIKQNATTDLPLPALQAIGYKEIGGYLADFYSLDEAIRLIKKRTKTYAKRQFTWFRKEKDIVWFDVTESYDAWMIAQKICTCIRDIQSVEIIENH, from the coding sequence ATGGAAAAAGTTATCATTATTCTTGGACCTACCGGAGTTGGTAAAACTGAAGTTTCAATAAATCTTGCAAGGCTTCTGAGAACCGAGATAATAAGTTCTGACTCAATGCAGATTTACAGATATATGGATATCGGTACAGCAAAACCTTCTCGGGAACAGAGATGCGAAGTTGTTCACCACATGATAGACATCGTGAATCCGTGGGAGTACTATAGTACAGGTCAGTATATTGAACAGGCCAGTAAAATAATAGAAAAAATTTTTAAAAAAAATAAAATTCCTTTAGTTGTGGGAGGAACAGGGCTTTATCTACGTGCAATGACAGAGGGAATTTTTGAAGGACCTGATGCTGACTGGAGCTTAAGAAAAAAACTTGTAGATGAAGAGAAAAAAAAACCGGGAACACTTTATGAACTCTTAAAGGAATTTGACCCTGCTTCTGCAGAAAAAATTAATCAGGCTGATTTAAGAAGAATAATCAGATCACTTGAGGTGTTTTTTAAAGAAAAAAAGACAATAACAGAGTTTAAGAAGAATTTTACCAGATCCCTTCCATATGAGTTTATAAAAATCGGACTTACCAGAGATCGTAAAGAACTTTACAGAATGATTGAAGACAGAGTTGACAGGATGATTGATTCAGGATTGATTGAAGAAGTAAGAAATGTTTTAAATTTGATAAAACAAAATGCAACCACAGATCTACCTCTTCCGGCATTACAGGCAATAGGATATAAAGAAATTGGAGGATATCTTGCGGATTTCTACTCTCTTGATGAAGCGATAAGATTGATAAAGAAGCGAACAAAGACCTATGCAAAAAGGCAGTTTACATGGTTTAGAAAAGAAAAAGACATAGTATGGTTTGATGTTACGGAAAGCTATGATGCTTGGATGATTGCTCAAAAAATTTGCACTTGCATACGTGATATCCAGTCTGTCGAAATAATAGAAAATCATTGA
- a CDS encoding prepilin-type N-terminal cleavage/methylation domain-containing protein, with product MKILRDQKGFTLIELLIVIAIIAILASIAIPQYMKYQKKAKVSSYAEPLARACMMDAVAYCVENPGSATGTNIPEASLKNCSVNPVTLLTPGGSVALDGQNKISCDSTGSIVSGGVTGSLVGVDEYFSLCWVTENGFKCTVK from the coding sequence ATGAAGATTTTAAGAGATCAAAAGGGTTTCACGCTTATTGAGCTATTGATTGTTATTGCTATCATTGCAATCCTGGCATCAATCGCAATTCCTCAGTACATGAAATATCAGAAGAAAGCTAAGGTGTCATCTTATGCTGAGCCACTTGCAAGGGCATGTATGATGGATGCGGTTGCATACTGTGTTGAGAATCCAGGCTCAGCAACAGGCACTAACATTCCGGAGGCAAGCTTAAAAAACTGCTCAGTTAACCCTGTGACATTGCTTACACCGGGAGGTAGTGTGGCATTGGATGGGCAGAATAAAATTAGTTGTGACTCCACAGGTTCAATTGTTTCAGGAGGCGTTACAGGTTCTTTGGTAGGTGTAGATGAATATTTTTCACTGTGTTGGGTTACTGAAAATGGTTTTAAATGTACGGTTAAATAG
- a CDS encoding DUF2723 domain-containing protein yields the protein MISSSKNILFIVLFLIIFIYIFSLPPVFSTGDGGELITASYGLGTPHPSGYPLYVQMGKIFSFLPLGNIGIRIEIVSVFFSILALFIVYLIIFRLSGSTREGYLAGVASIILLAFSYSFFGQSIVAKFYTLNVFFVLLLVFIGVYTVLNGYDRRMQFLASFVLGLTLSGHHTGFMMIVPLFILSLFYYREFLKNCFLSIIFFFAGFSVNLYLYMRGIKESLFSMISVKDWNSFVNVFLRKSYGASSSIETTSYGFVDFNGYMYAFKNYFYLIEKNFTLFSIPFFILGLIWLFKKSKKLFAFIFVSFFVYSIFLAKLTFSTPKLDSHILYVVGHQYFIPSFSIYCIVAGSGLYLMYTIFERLNLQLLKKVVPVIVLFFPLLMGMHRLTDQYQRWNYVPYSYTKELFSSLPVSPIYMTFGDNHAFQAWYIKLVGKYREDICHITLDNYNTMVWALQGCKPYKLYRGILPEFFGGNLKDLTDKKRFYSIVALSEKHPLYRVVDSHLYFYNFIYIARSSDKKEFAEFFKERIKKIESFLNYEDCLTHGTDERYTNMLCDFSGLAYIAVAKALEPLHGEETSFDQTITYGDFMAPLKINVKIGNENQKYIDKYRAIRTYNALNRFYLLEGDR from the coding sequence ATGATAAGCTCAAGCAAGAACATTTTGTTTATTGTCCTTTTCTTAATTATTTTTATTTATATTTTCTCTCTTCCACCAGTTTTTTCAACAGGTGATGGAGGGGAGCTGATTACAGCCTCATATGGCCTGGGCACTCCACATCCTTCAGGTTATCCTCTTTATGTTCAGATGGGAAAGATTTTCAGTTTTTTGCCATTAGGTAACATCGGTATCAGAATTGAAATAGTTTCAGTTTTTTTCTCGATTCTTGCTCTTTTTATTGTTTATTTAATTATTTTTAGACTTTCAGGCAGTACAAGAGAGGGATACCTGGCCGGAGTTGCTTCAATTATTCTACTTGCATTTTCTTACTCCTTTTTTGGACAGAGCATTGTCGCAAAATTTTATACATTGAATGTTTTTTTTGTTCTGCTGTTGGTGTTCATTGGTGTTTATACTGTTTTAAATGGATACGACAGGAGAATGCAGTTTCTTGCGAGTTTTGTTCTAGGGCTTACGCTTTCAGGTCATCATACTGGATTTATGATGATAGTGCCTTTGTTTATTCTAAGTCTTTTTTATTATAGAGAATTTTTAAAGAATTGCTTTTTGAGTATTATCTTCTTTTTTGCAGGCTTTTCTGTAAATCTTTACCTTTATATGAGAGGTATAAAAGAGAGTTTGTTCAGTATGATTTCAGTGAAAGACTGGAATTCTTTTGTCAATGTTTTTTTAAGAAAAAGCTATGGAGCAAGCTCATCCATTGAGACAACATCTTATGGTTTTGTGGATTTTAATGGCTATATGTATGCTTTTAAAAACTATTTTTATCTTATAGAAAAAAATTTTACTCTTTTTTCAATCCCTTTTTTTATTCTTGGACTCATCTGGCTTTTTAAAAAATCAAAAAAGCTTTTTGCATTTATTTTTGTATCATTTTTTGTTTACTCCATCTTTCTTGCAAAACTGACTTTTTCCACTCCGAAGCTTGATTCTCACATCCTGTATGTAGTGGGGCATCAGTATTTTATTCCTTCTTTTTCAATTTATTGTATTGTAGCTGGCTCAGGACTGTATTTAATGTATACCATTTTTGAAAGATTAAATTTACAGCTACTTAAAAAAGTTGTGCCGGTTATTGTTCTTTTTTTCCCTCTATTGATGGGTATGCACAGACTTACAGACCAGTATCAGAGATGGAACTATGTTCCTTATTCCTATACAAAGGAACTATTTTCATCTTTACCAGTAAGTCCTATATATATGACATTTGGGGACAATCATGCCTTTCAGGCATGGTATATCAAGCTTGTTGGGAAATATAGAGAGGATATTTGTCATATAACTCTTGATAATTATAATACAATGGTATGGGCACTTCAGGGCTGCAAACCCTATAAACTATACAGAGGGATTTTACCAGAGTTCTTCGGTGGAAATTTGAAGGATTTAACGGATAAAAAAAGATTTTATTCAATAGTTGCACTTTCAGAAAAACATCCACTCTACAGAGTGGTTGACAGCCATCTATATTTTTATAACTTTATATATATTGCGAGGTCTTCGGATAAAAAGGAGTTTGCCGAATTTTTTAAAGAAAGAATTAAAAAAATAGAATCATTTCTCAATTATGAAGACTGTCTTACTCATGGAACAGATGAGCGATATACCAACATGCTCTGTGATTTTTCGGGACTTGCATATATTGCTGTTGCAAAAGCTCTTGAGCCTTTACATGGTGAGGAAACTTCATTTGATCAGACAATAACCTATGGAGACTTTATGGCGCCTCTTAAGATCAACGTAAAGATCGGCAATGAAAATCAGAAATATATTGATAAATACAGAGCTATAAGAACTTACAATGCTTTAAACAGGTTTTATCTGCTTGAAGGAGACAGATGA
- a CDS encoding glycosyltransferase family 9 protein, producing MKVVILPLYGIGDTLMTTPAIKILKNSIKCEITNICMFQSNYEVLKGNPFIDDLIYFPFLKKSKLEVVKFINSLRGRFEASINFYPSNRWQYNLIAWFIGSKNRMGHRYIKMDLRQLNFLKNYTVKEDENLHNVEENVKLLKFFGVNSIDIPQMLFYHDDREIESGREFVKKSSMREVKLGVHTGTSSFKNHKNRRWPKENFSELINSFPDIDFFVFGTKEEEESNQFILNNARYKNIILIQDRALRQVASIIKQMNAFISNDSGLMHLAAAVGTPVVAIFGPTNPVWVRPWGVKHRVVRAGLSCSPCFYYSPKALECVEGLDFKCLEDIDVSMVKSAIERLIL from the coding sequence ATGAAAGTTGTTATTCTTCCTTTATATGGAATTGGCGATACCTTGATGACAACCCCGGCGATTAAGATTTTAAAGAATTCTATAAAATGCGAGATCACTAATATCTGCATGTTTCAGAGTAATTATGAAGTTTTAAAGGGTAATCCATTTATTGACGACCTGATCTATTTCCCGTTTCTGAAAAAATCAAAATTGGAAGTAGTTAAATTTATCAACTCTTTGAGAGGGAGGTTTGAAGCTTCAATTAATTTTTATCCTTCAAATCGCTGGCAGTATAATCTTATTGCCTGGTTTATCGGTTCTAAAAACCGTATGGGACACAGATACATTAAAATGGACTTAAGACAACTCAATTTTCTTAAAAACTACACAGTAAAAGAAGATGAAAATCTTCATAATGTTGAGGAAAATGTTAAACTTCTTAAGTTTTTTGGAGTTAACAGCATTGATATACCTCAAATGCTGTTCTATCATGATGACAGAGAAATTGAATCCGGAAGAGAATTTGTAAAAAAGTCATCTATGCGAGAGGTAAAACTCGGAGTTCATACCGGAACAAGCAGCTTTAAGAACCATAAAAATAGAAGATGGCCAAAGGAAAACTTTTCAGAACTTATAAACAGTTTTCCAGATATTGATTTTTTTGTTTTTGGTACAAAAGAGGAGGAAGAATCAAATCAATTTATACTCAATAATGCAAGATATAAAAATATAATTCTTATTCAGGATAGAGCATTGAGACAGGTGGCCTCAATAATCAAACAGATGAATGCTTTTATATCAAATGATTCAGGACTGATGCATCTTGCAGCAGCAGTTGGAACTCCTGTGGTTGCAATATTTGGCCCGACAAATCCGGTATGGGTCAGGCCATGGGGAGTAAAACACAGAGTTGTGAGAGCCGGGCTTTCCTGTTCACCGTGTTTTTATTATTCACCTAAAGCTCTTGAATGTGTTGAGGGATTAGATTTTAAATGTCTTGAAGATATAGATGTTTCAATGGTTAAATCTGCCATTGAAAGGTTAATTCTATAA
- a CDS encoding polyprenol monophosphomannose synthase — protein MKTVIIIPTYNEVENIDRLLPSVFNNDVDILFIDDASEDGTSQRIKQWMDRSERINLIHRPMKLGLGTAYVTGFKWALKRGYQYIFEMDADLSHDPLEIPNFIKKAQEGYALVIGSRYTRGTISVVGWDFHRLLLSKFANKYAGTVLGLNFLTDITSGYRCYHRSVIESIELDRIRSNGYAFQIEMVYRAYKKGFRIGEIPIIFYERNSGSSKMNRKIVREAALMVWKLRFGRWK, from the coding sequence ATGAAGACAGTCATTATTATTCCAACATACAATGAAGTAGAAAACATTGACAGACTGCTTCCTTCAGTTTTCAACAATGATGTTGACATTTTATTCATAGATGATGCATCAGAAGATGGGACATCTCAGAGAATAAAGCAATGGATGGACAGATCAGAAAGAATAAATCTCATCCACAGACCAATGAAACTCGGGCTTGGTACTGCCTATGTTACAGGATTTAAGTGGGCATTAAAAAGAGGTTATCAGTACATCTTTGAGATGGATGCTGACTTAAGTCATGATCCTTTAGAGATTCCGAATTTTATTAAAAAGGCTCAGGAAGGCTATGCTCTTGTTATTGGGTCAAGATATACTCGAGGAACAATAAGCGTTGTTGGATGGGATTTTCATAGACTTCTTCTTTCCAAGTTTGCAAATAAATATGCAGGTACTGTACTTGGGCTAAATTTTCTCACAGATATCACAAGTGGATATCGCTGTTATCACAGAAGTGTAATTGAATCAATAGAGCTTGATAGAATCAGGTCAAATGGATATGCCTTTCAGATTGAGATGGTTTACAGAGCATATAAGAAGGGATTCAGAATTGGAGAGATTCCAATAATTTTTTATGAACGCAACAGTGGTTCATCCAAGATGAATAGAAAAATTGTTAGAGAAGCAGCTTTAATGGTGTGGAAATTGAGATTTGGAAGATGGAAATGA
- a CDS encoding NYN domain-containing protein encodes MSRLLIDGYNLIGILHRDLKKARQELIETLINYRKKKGHDITVVFDGYKTGPGMETVEYYGGVRVIYSGVSEKADDVIKRILKTEKLFWIVITSDRDIEKEAWKENCVPVSSSLFSEILNGEEYYFEHAKGVTLSKKEKAILRAVSKL; translated from the coding sequence ATGAGCAGGCTTTTGATTGATGGATACAATCTTATAGGAATTCTTCATCGTGATTTGAAAAAAGCCAGGCAGGAGCTCATAGAAACACTGATAAACTATCGTAAGAAAAAAGGACATGATATTACTGTAGTTTTTGACGGATATAAAACAGGACCTGGCATGGAAACAGTGGAGTATTATGGAGGAGTGAGGGTAATTTATTCTGGAGTTTCCGAAAAAGCTGATGATGTGATAAAGAGAATTCTTAAAACAGAAAAACTTTTCTGGATTGTAATAACTTCAGACAGGGACATAGAAAAAGAGGCATGGAAGGAAAACTGTGTGCCAGTTAGTTCTTCATTGTTTTCTGAGATTCTTAATGGTGAGGAATATTATTTTGAGCATGCAAAAGGTGTTACACTTTCAAAAAAGGAAAAAGCCATACTGAGGGCAGTATCCAAACTGTAA